The window TATGGTGATCACTGAATAAGCTGCCCGCTGATGCCTGTCTCCTGCAGGCACAGAGAACTGGCTGGCACGGGCGATTCTGAACCCccatttcattgttgttttaaagatGCGTTTCTGTGGCTGTCCTGTGCCatagggaggggaaggaagaagagagggaataGATGACTCTCTGATCCTGTCTGTTGGTGGGCAATGGTTGGAGTGGGCATTTTGTCTCCTTATAGTGGTTCTTACTgctcccttcatttttttcagcagGTGTTTGGTAAGGGCCTATTATGTATCAGGCATACACATCTGATCTGAGTAAGCTGCTAGGGAGGGCAGTAGAGACCCTGAGAGTTAGTTCAGTTATTCAACTGCTATGGGCCAGGCATTCTTCAAGGGCCCAggaacacagcagtgaacaaaataggcaCGGAGCCTACGGACATAGTAGGTAGACATAGtaggaggagaaaaacaatacagCAAGAAACAAATATGTGATGtgtcagatggtgataagtactatgaagaaaagtaaagtgGGATAAATGGGGTAGAgagtggtggcggtggtggtggtgtgtgagtgtgttttgGAGGTGGCTATGGAAAGCCTCTTTGATATCGTGACACTCAGACACCTGCAGGAAGTGAGGGAGTACTCATGAAGGTTGTCTGGCAGAGGAAGCATTTGAGGCAGAATAAATAGCAAGTACAAAAGGTTTGAGGCAGGAAAGTGTTGGGGAATTGAAGTGGAGGAAGCAAAGGGGAGATATGATGAGAGAAACGGGGAGAATGCAAGTTGTGTAAGACCTTACAGGCTTTGGGTTTTACTGAAGGGAGATAGGAAGCCAAGAGAGGGTTTTGAACAGAGGAGCGACATGACCTGATTTTGGTTTTAAACTCAGTCTGGCTGTGGAGAGTAGACTGAAGGGGGTTAGAGAAGAAGCAGGGAACGAAAGCCTCATTGCAGGTGACCGTGTGGAGCCGCTGTCCTTGGATGGGCCGTGGCAAGTCTAGGATTTACCTGGCTGAGGAATGAGGAGTAGCCTCTTCCCACACCTCCTGCCAACTCTCAGCATACTGGTGTATGAACAGGGCACAGTTTAGCAGCCAGCTTTTCACAGAACAGAAAGGATCAGCATCTTAGGCATGCTGCTTTCTTATTTTATCCCCATTAATTTTGGTATGTAGAAGGAAGGTATTGCAGAAatagaggaagggaagaagcagTCTTTTGAGTAAAGCAAAGAGCATGAACCTGCGGAACCTGGCAAGCCTTGTTGGGAGTCACAGAGAGCCACTCCTCATTCCACTCCCTCCTCTCTCACCCTTTCCAGAAGTCTTAGGGtagtgttgggggagggagggaggggcattAATGATGTCGCAACACCTTCAAGTATAGTGTAGATTGTCGGAATGGAAGGAACTTTAGAAATCTAGTTCAGCACCCCTCCATTTACAGTGGAGCTATGGGCAGGTGAAAGGACTCCCCAGTCATATAGGTAGATTGCTGGCAGAGCAGGGGTCCTGAGTGTTCACTGCTTTGTCTCCACTCCCAAAGGTTCAGATGTGTCTGAGTGGGTCTCAGTCTGCATAGTCCTCCAGCCATGACTTTGACAAATCCCATTTACACAAGATCCTGACAAGCAGATGGCAGTGACGAGCTTACATTTCTTTGCCTAGGATCAAGTTCTCCGTACCAGGGACCAGGTGAAAACCAGACTGCCACCGCCCCCACTTGGGCCCTGCTGTCCTCAGAAAGCAGCTGCTGTGATCATGGGCAACATCTTTGGGAACCTTCTCAAGAGCCTGATTGGGAAGAAGGAGATGCGTATCCTGATGGTGGGCCTGGATGCTGCCGGGAAGACCACCATCCTGTATAAGCTGAAACTGGGGGAGATtgtcaccaccatccccaccattgGTAAGGGCACAGCTCGCATGCAGGCTTTCATGCCAGCAGCTGAGCCAGGCAGGGGGCCTATTCCTAGATTCCCCACCCGGCCACCAGGCAAGTCCATGCAATTTGTGGGGTTCAGGGAAGGATGGTTATTTAGCTCACTAGCAGGTGTTGGGGCTGCCGTTTGCCCACCTACCCTGGCCTTCTCTGATGCGGGAACTTCTGCAGCCTGGCACTCAACAGTTGCCCTCAGGTACTGAGCTGGTTTGTTCTCTGTGCTGTTTGGAAAGCAGGTGACGGCCTTTGATGTTCTTGCCAGAGGCCTGGAGTTGCTTCAGTTTAGATCCTTGGTGGCCCTGATCCTGGTTAAGACCTGCTTGTGGGAGGGAGAACATTTGCCTGATGGATGGGACTCCGGATTATCATTCGTAGCTGGTTCTGCATTTGGGGCTCCAGACTAtagctcacttttttttcttcactctgCTTCGCAGGCCCCAGTTCTTAGCTGAGACAGACTCTGGTGACCACAGTACAGGAGTGGGGCCGAGTCACTTCTTTGTAGGAGGGAGCGCCAAAGGCTGGGAGAATGAGTTGGGAAGGTTGGCTCCCATTACCCAGGCAGTTGTGAACCTCCCGGTTGGCCTTCCTCATCCTCTTCCacttctcttagtttttctttttggcctttGGGCAATGAGGGCAAGACATGCCAGTTCTGAGGAAGCcctagttttctttcctttgctgggGTCATGGCCGAGGCTTGGGGAAACCGAGACCCACCCACTGGGGCATTGTTGGAGGCCAAGTGGCCCAATTACCTGTTTTTTTCCAAAGGGTTCAATGTGGAGACAGTGGAGTACAAGAACATCAGCTTCACAGTTTGGGATGTTGGTGGCCAGGACAAGATTCGGCCTCTCTGGAGACACTACTTCCAGAACACCCAAGGTACAGCCTGTGAATCGCCCAGGGACTGCCGTGGGTTGTTGGGTGTGAGCTGAGAGTGTGGCTGTTGCTCTTGGTTATGGGCAGCCAACTGGCCCTGCTGCAGCTCCtaggggtgggagaagaggagcAAAGGGAGCAGATATTTGGAGGGTATAAGGAAGGGGGCACCTTTCGGTGGTGAGGGAGGGAAGTTCGCGTGTCATTCTGTGCAGCCCGTGCTCTGCCTCCCTAGGGCTGATATTTGTGGTGGACAGCAATGATCGGGAGCGAGTGAATGAGGCCCGGGAGGAGCTGATGAGGATGCTGGCAGAGGACGAGCTCCGGGATGCAGTGCTCCTCGTCTTCGCAAACAAACAGGTGGGATGTCTCCCCGCCCCTGGATTAGAGAGAGGGCAACCTGGCTGCAGAAATCAGCGGCCTTGGAGCTCATTGTGTGGAAAGCCCTGGGACTATGTTCTCAATTTTGGTAATGTGGGAAATGGgattttttggcttcttttttctttttcattggggaatactggggagcagtgtgtttttccaggatgtcgagtcgttgtttttcagtctagttgtggagggcatggctcacgggcccatgtgggactcgaaccggcgaccttagtgttatgagcactgcgctctaaccactgagccaaccaacTGCCCTTCTGTGGCTTCTTTATGCTCCTCTTGTCCCCTACTCTGGCTTTAATTAACAACATTTCATCTTCAGGGATTGGTGTCATAGAAAACATCACCTCAAATCCCTCTTTCATCTTACCTATTGTCTACTTCAGTGGAACTGCTCTCACTCCTACGGTCAAATAGACTCGATTCTTTGCCCAGTCTGAATCACTTCTCCCATATTTGGTTTCCACCAACCAAGTGGAATGACTTCTAATGCCTTGGATCTGGCGTTCTGGGATGACTAAATCCAAAGCTGCTCTTTAGGCTCTTGTTCTGAGTCCCTATGGTGGAGGAGGAAAGGGTACTGGTATACATCTGTTGGTACGTAGATGAGTGCTCTAGAAGCCTTAGAAAGATCCTCAGGctcctttttgtgtgttttcatctCGCTCCAGGATTTGCCTAATGCTATGAATGCTGCTGAGATCACAGACAAGTTGGGCCTGCATTCCCTGCGTCATCGCAACTGGTACATTCAGGCCACCTGTGCCACCAGCGGGGACGGGCTGTACGAAGGCCTGGACTGGCTGGCCAATCAGCTCAAAAACAAGAAGTGAGAGCCAGGCAGCCCtgtccacccaccccacccacccgtGACATGCCTACtgtctccctgccccagccctacCCCTTCCTTCCTGTTGCCAGTATGGTCAGGGCCCTGGGTATCATGTCCGCATGCCCAACAGGAGCCTTGCCTCTCCTTCATGCCCTCCTTTCCCCTGTCCATGACCAGTACCCAATTGCTGTCCTAATGATGAATCATTCCAATTTaccagatttaaaacaaaaacaaggttgTTAATGGTTTCATGGGGTGCCCCCCCAATCCTCTGAGGTTCGGGAGGGGGTGGGGTAGTCTCTCTGTTTGCTTCGTTTGGCTCTGGTTGCTGTGCTCTTGGCATCTGAGTCCCTCTTCCTACAGGCAGGCCCCTCTCCTACCGTCTTCCTTTCCTTCGCCACCGTCTCCCAGTTCTACATGGAAATTGCACGGGCCTCTCTGTGTGCCTGCATGTGTGcgcatgtatatacatgtatagagAGATATATATGTGGGGGCCAGGGAgaagggtggagggggtggagTGCAGCTCAGGGCTTGGAGCCAGGACGCTGCCCACTCTAGCCTGTCACTTGTCCCTCTCATGTTGCTGAGATAAAGGGAAGTAGGTGGAGGGAAGGCTGCCCCAGTCTTGCACTGGTTCCTCTCCTCTGTGCAGGTAGGTTTTCCTGGATGATAGGCTAGATGATGGATTTTCCACCGCCATCTTCCTCGTACCCCTCTCTCCACCCTGCTTAGGACAGGGGTGTGGCATTTATCTCTAGATGACTGTTCCCAAGGAGAGGCCGTTCTTCCCTGCCTCGTTAGTGGGCAGGAGAGAGGAACCCACTCGCTCGTATCAGCCCAGTGTTAACTGATTCTCCCCCTCATCCTAGGTCTGTTCCTCAGGAGCCTGAGGGGGAGGTGGAGTTAGCAAGATCACGGGGTGTGTTTGGGACCCAGAGTATTGGGGGGAGGGCCTTAGGTTTTCCATCTTCATCCTCTTTTGTTTTTAGGAGAAGGTGAGGCATGGATCAGTCCTATTTCTGCTTtccctcccctgcacccccacccctcccagtctTTTGATCTTGGGGGCTGAGTGGCTTACCTGTCCTTTTTCAGAAGTTTCCTCACCCTAGTAGTCCTGCAGCCTGAGTGGCTGGGTGGCTGAGGGGGAGTGGGGGTGATATGGCAGACCTCAATATCAATTCCCCTATTCttcagttctgtttttctggaaagTCCATGATGTGCTGAAGGATggaaattttctcttctgtttccagACCCTCAGATGGTCCTACTGTGCCTCCCACCTCCATCCCAACAGCTCTCCCCTGCCCTCTTCACCCACTCGAATAAATGGATATGGGTGTTGGAGTGAAGGAAATAGAACTCTGAAGTGGTTGTTGGTGCTGGTGGGATGCAGGGGTCTTCAGGGTCCTCCCCCTATTACCATGTAGTTGTTCAGAAGCTGCTGCTACTGCGTCTCTCTGTCGACAGGGGGCGCTTGTCCCTGAGGTCCTGACTTCTGCGGTTTCTGTGAAGCCGTGCCTTTTCTGTGGGCTCCTGTGTGTGCTGGCTGCGCCCTGAGCTCCAAGACGGCTGCCCATACCTTTCTGCTAAGGTCAGGACCCAGGGCCCCCCATAGCATGGCTGAGGGACACCTTCCCAGAAGGGCTGTCCCAAACCCCAGTCCCTGGGTCCAGGCTTCCTGCCACCTTTGTCTATAACACATAAATCAATACCCTTTACCCCACCCCAGACTGAACTGTGAAAGAGAGGTTCCAGGGGTGTCTCCCTCAGTGCCAGTTCCTTAGTGATGTTTTACTTACCCAAGATGCAGTGGGTGTGTGCAGGTCTCTTGCTCTCTAGgcctttgtgtgtatgtgtgtgtgtgtggtggtggagGGAGGGCGGGGTGCTGGagcttctatttcattttaacatgtaTTCATTCCCTGACCCCACAGATGCTTCCCTccacgctttttttttttccgcctCTGTCTCTATTCCTGAGATTTCTTTGCTCCTGCTGCCTCTCTCCCTGACCTCTTTCCTTTGCCTTCTAACTCATTCAGTGCTGTTGCCTGTTTGTCATccctttccttgtctctttcctACTTAGGATCCCCCACTCTATTTAATCTTTGTGGTCGGTGAGAACTTTGCCTCTTCTCCCGTCTCACTCCCTCTCTGACCCTCCCTAGTTAGATGCCAGTCCCAAATAGGTTTTCCTTATTTCAGGCCCACCCCCACTCGTTTTGGGGGGCTCCCGGGACCAAGGGGCTAAAGGTGTTAGGAAACAGCCTTGGAGGTTGTTGGGTGCTGCTCCAGATCTGTCCAGCAGGGGGCAGTAAGTGATCTTCTAGTGTATCCCTGGCTGCTAGACCCTTGGCAGGGGTGGACCTTTCTACATTCCCATTCACCTACAAGTTCTTTTGGGATTGGGTGTTTCATTCCATTTTTGcccactccctccctcactctgctCTGGTAGGTTTAATTTTATGCTTTCCTTTATTCCAGCCTTTCTTCTCCTTGGGGATTCTCCCACTTCTCCCCCAAAATTTGTTTGTGGTGTTATAGTGGTAACTGCAGTTCTgaactgatttttctcttcttttttcctcctctggaaTGTAGACTGTGTATGTTTAATAActcaccttctctctccttgCTCAAAATGTGGGATACGCGATGACTGTGACCCTGGTTGGAAATTAAACTTGTTTTATGCAGCTTTGGAGCAGACCTTCATCCTTGCTGTGCAGCAGCCATTGGACAGTTGTTTAATGGTGAGGGGAGTTCTGCCTCTCGTCCCTCTCTCCAGACTGCTCCTGTCAGCAGAGGGGTAAAGGGCACTTGACTTGGAGGTTATGGAGGAACGGGGGCTCATCTGCACACTGCTTGTTACTCCCTCCCATTATACCACAGACGGAGGCCTGAGTGTGGTGGGCGCCAGAGTGCGAGGGCCTTGTGACTTTGCTCCTCTAGTTCTAAAGGGTTTAACCCTGAACTTAGCTAATTTATCACCTGTTGTCCACTTGAGAGACTTCAATGTCTAGAGGACCCTGAACTCTGAGTGCCCCATACTGCCTTTATTCTCAGACGTCCCAGCCCTGTGCATAGGTGCTTCTAGTGGGAAGAGGGTCCCCTCATCCACAGATTGGCGTCCCCTCACTCATTTGGTTCTGCGCTTTGGCAGTGAGTAAGCCAAAGTTTGGGTAATGTAATGATCTTGATCCTCCTTGCAACTGATGGCCCTGTGTCCCCTCTGCTTTAAGCACGCAGTTCCCTGTGGTCAGTATGCCAGCCTCATCCAGATATTCCACAAACATCTTGGGGAAAAGACCATTTTCATAAAGCTTCCGTCCTCCCATCTCCCACCACtactctcttcctctcctgctaCCATTGTCTGGCTCCAGGCAAAGAAAGGGACGGTGCTATCCTTGGGGTGGGTGAGGTCGGAGTGAGCCAGGCAGGCTTTCCCGACTCTTAACCATTTTCTTAGGCTTTGGGGACAGAGGTCCTTCCACCCTGTTCTGTGGGGAAGGGAAAGTATTAGGCATATATAAGTTTGAGAGCCCCAAGTACCAGTACATCATTTATATTCAGTTACCTTCCTGTTCCCTTCCCAATTTTCCTTTTCAGCCCCTCTCCTGTTATTAAAGTAAGCCATCACCCTCAAGGATCAGTGCTTCTGTCCTTATGAAACTCTTAAACTACAACCAGACATCCCTCTATCAACTCTGTGAACTTTGAACATTACCCACTTACCCTTCAAAATCAGATGAAACTTTCTTCCTTCTAGGCTCCTCAAAAGTCCCGCTTGGTGATTGAGGTTATAAGCAGTTAGGCGCTCCTTTCCCAAGTTCTTCATTTGTATACTAATAAATAGATACGTTCTAGAGCTACAGCCTCTCAGAAGATAATGATAATGGAGAGGACTTCAACCGGACGGCAGGCCAGTGGTGGTCTTTTGACCCCTGAACAAACTTGGGAAAGAGGATGACCTAGTCCCTTCTGACCCTTAGCACTCGGTTTAGAATGCCgggaagggggtggagggagcCCTCTTGTGGCAGTTACTTAAACCTTCcagcttttttttgggggggttatgGGGGGACGAGAGGGGAGACTTAACCTGGAAGTTATATGCTTAGCACCCAACTCTTAGGGCAGACAGCAACCCCATCTTCCCAGAACGTGAGTAGTTCTTTAGTCATGACTTGTCAGGGGACCTGGGCCCAGGGTCCACTTCAGGATTATCTGGGCAAGGGATTTGAGCCTGGAGAAAACCAGTGGAAGGCCTTGGATTGGTCCAGGTGAGATGGAGATTCATTCCAGAGTATGGGGACAGCCATGGGGAGAATGAGTGTGGGTATCTATGAAATTCTCAGACTAGTGGTGTAAGGTTTAAAGGTTCTGGGCGTTCACTGCATCACTTCCAGTTCAAGTGCCTAGATTGGTCAGAGCAGAAAATGGGCAGATACTTAGTACCTTGTGTGTTTCCAGACCTGTGCTAAGAATGAAGTCAAACCACTGTACTGAGGGAGATACCTGGGAATCCATTTCTGGAATGCTCTGGAATCCTTTGGGATAACCATAGTGCACCATGTGGGATAGTGACAGTTGGGGAATCACTGTGTAGGGGTTCCTTTTCCTTTGCTGCTGCCCGGTGCAGAGAGGGGGGTCTTTGGGCAGGCAGTCGTAATACTAAGCACAGCTTCTTTTCCAGTTCTCTACTTTCTAATCTGGTAACTGGAGGGATGGTGTATCACGCTGGTTGCTGGGGAGTGACAGGATCCAGATACCTTCCTTCCTCTGCAGGTTTTTCATTCTAATTGGGTTTCCTGTCCCTGGTTGCTGTGATGGGTAACGATGACCCTGAGTTCCTGAGCAAAGGGTTAGGTGTGAGGAAATCCCAGGCTTGAGTATGGTAAAGGGGACAGTGCCACTGGAGGAAGTGGTTGGAGGTCTGGAAGTGAGGAACTTGAATTGGGACCGTTCACCATCAAGGCTTGAAGGTGAGTGTCTGCTTTTGTGTCACTTTGGCCACGGCCTGTACAAGAGTGTCCGGGCTCTAGGAGCAAATCTGGCTTCTGAACTGAACATGATGGAGTGGAAAGGATGCTCAAGACTTGCTCTGCCCAGAGCTGAACAGTTCCACTCATGTACCCTTCCTCCCAACACTTCTTCCAAACCAGGTATTGAGAGCTGTCTCTTAGGAGGTCCGTGCAGGCCATGGAGGAGACTTGAGAATGAACTTGTTCACCTGGCAccccctcctgcccacctctACCTCTCCATCCCATACGTTGTTAGGAACCATCTTAGGACAGGATTGAGTACAAGGCCTTTTAAGGGTTGGGGGGCTTATCCTGACACTCTGAACCACAGAGATTTGGATGCTAGCTTCTGAGTTCTGAATATAGGAAAGAGGTGCTTTCTTGGTTTTAGGTAATAGGTGATGGGGAATCTCTGTTTTTGTCTATGCCAGATCTTGCATTGATGGGATGATATTATAGCTCCCTGGCTACAATAGCCATGGCAATAGGGTGGGGGGGAGAAGGAGAGCACATAACACTCATTCTTGGATGAACGAGTGCATAACCATACCTGAAAAGAAAACAGTCAGGGTATGCATGCCCTTAAAAATACGGCATTTTGAACCCAGATGTGCATATACTGACTTACAGGCTTTTTATTAAcaatctgttaaaaataaacattcaaaacatttaaaaagctgtGCCCTGCTTACTGTGTATGTGGCACATAATAGGCAGTCATGCTTGATGAGTAAATAAACATCATCGTCCTTAACCAAGCTGGGCATGGTGGGTACCCCATTAGTTTTAGAAGCCAGGGGCTGTGGTCAGGTTTCTCATACTTGCCGACAGAGATCCCTTTGAGGGTGGAAGCCTTTCCAGGAGCGGTCCTCTGATTAAGTTACCCTTCCAGTCAGGGTTGGGCCAGCTCGCCTACCTTTCCTAGAACCATCTCACCTTTCTGTGTCCTTCAGGTGCCTCCTAACTTGATCCAAGGAGACAGCACCTTCCTCTGTGGTGCCTCCTGGGTCCAAGTGGGCTTGTGCTGCCCTCTGTGGGTGATCTTGTTATCTTAGTTTTGCCCTTTCCATTCCTACTACCACCCTCTTCACTTCACCcccacttcctcttccccttcccatcAGATTCCCAGACAACCTCAGACCTGGAGAGTCGTCTTCCACCTTCACGACGCCGTTCCAGTCAGCTCATGCATCAGGAGTATGCATTATCATCCCTTGCTCAGAAACTTCCATGAACTCCTGCTGCCTCAGTCTGACATTCAAGGCTCTCCACAACCAGCTCTTACCTCTACTCTCCTGGCTAAATCCCTTAGTTGAGTCAAACTGGTCCAATCATTTTCCCCAAATATCTGGCCCTCTGCCTTTATCCCCTTTCTCATTTTTTAGGAA of the Rhinolophus sinicus isolate RSC01 linkage group LG02, ASM3656204v1, whole genome shotgun sequence genome contains:
- the ARF3 gene encoding ADP-ribosylation factor 3; translation: MGNIFGNLLKSLIGKKEMRILMVGLDAAGKTTILYKLKLGEIVTTIPTIGFNVETVEYKNISFTVWDVGGQDKIRPLWRHYFQNTQGLIFVVDSNDRERVNEAREELMRMLAEDELRDAVLLVFANKQDLPNAMNAAEITDKLGLHSLRHRNWYIQATCATSGDGLYEGLDWLANQLKNKK